The genomic window AGAAGCTCCTTTAAAATATATTCTTCAGCATATTTCACCGCAGCCTCACGCTCGCGGATCAATCTTTTCTTGGAGTTTTCAAATTCTGCAGCCATCCGCAGCATCTTATCATGATTTTCGCGGGCCTGTTCCTGAGCAGCCTCAAGGGGGCTCAAACGTTCGTCATCCCCTGCCTGCTCCGCTTCCGAAAATCCGTCACCTTCCTGTTTTACCTCATCGGAAGAATCGATTGCTTCATCGTCCATGACTTCCTTCGGGGCAACCTCTTCGACTTTCTTTTTGCTGGACAATGTCCCCCCTTCTTACTCTTTCCCTTCCGAAAACAACCCGAAAAAACTATTTCAGAATTTCAGAGAAATCGTTTTATTTATTTAATATTAAAGGTTTTATTAAATTAAACCGTAATTTCAGATGAACATTAAGTATGCTCCCCGGCATTGTCAAGGCGACATTCCGGATTTGATGCCAGATCATCCAGAAAGCATCCATCCCAATGAATCCAGCCACAACTTGCCGGAATTTAACCTAAAACTTGCTTTTACACCTGGGGTCCATCATGAGGAAAAACATCCTTTGTTTTCTGCCATTGATCATTGTCACCGTTCTTTGGAACTTCCAGGTTCATGCTGAAATGCGCCCGGTTAAAAAAATCCGCGCCGGCATCCCGCCATTCAGTGTTATTGGAAAGATCATACAATCCAATCAAAAGGCCGTACACCAAGAATCGAAACGATCAAAAAAGAGAAACAACGCACCATTTTTTACATGGCTCACCGACACGGACGCGAGCATCCAGCCGCATTTTCTTCTTTCTTCCAACGATGGAAAAATATATACGGTGCGCAATATCGGCAACCAGCTTGAGTTGTCTTCCGGAGCGGTTGATTACGGCATTCTCAGCATGCATACCCCGGTATTGATGATAACCAGTAATACCGACAATCAATCTGTGAGTCAGTTCATGACCGGCTACCAGCAGCTTTCCCCGGAGGCCCAGACGCAGTTCGAAGGCCTGAAAAATGCGCTTGGTGAACCGGGAAAATTCAAAGAGGGGAAAACTGCAGATTTTGACGAGCAACTTTTGACAAATATTGAAAAAAATATTGATTTTCAAGTCGCCCAGGCGATTAGCCGTTATGAAAAGAGAATAGTTACCGGAAGATTAGTCGTGGTGGGAAGCATACTTGATCTGGATAATCAATACGGCAGAGGGGAAGGCAGGCTGATCCTCATAAATGTCAATGGAGAAACAAACGCCGAGGGTTTGCATAAAATGCAGATAATGACCCAGATCCCTCCGGAGCTGGTTAATTCGTATGTTGGCCGCGAACGCCAACAAAAACGGCACCGGAACCCGGCAAGGGAACCTGCTCGAATCAATCATTAGACCTCTTGCCTCAATACTTCTTGCGGCAAGAGATGGCTTTGAGGACTCTCCTGAAAATAACGATCAAGAAATCTCTGGATCGAATTTTTCGGGTCAGGACTTGATATACTGCTCGATCGAATCGGCGATTATCTTGAAAATCTTCCTGAACCGGTCTTCGTCCCTTTCAAGCAGCGTGACGCGAAACCCCTGC from Pseudomonadota bacterium includes these protein-coding regions:
- a CDS encoding carbonic anhydrase, whose protein sequence is MRKNILCFLPLIIVTVLWNFQVHAEMRPVKKIRAGIPPFSVIGKIIQSNQKAVHQESKRSKKRNNAPFFTWLTDTDASIQPHFLLSSNDGKIYTVRNIGNQLELSSGAVDYGILSMHTPVLMITSNTDNQSVSQFMTGYQQLSPEAQTQFEGLKNALGEPGKFKEGKTADFDEQLLTNIEKNIDFQVAQAISRYEKRIVTGRLVVVGSILDLDNQYGRGEGRLILINVNGETNAEGLHKMQIMTQIPPELVNSYVGRERQQKRHRNPAREPARINH